The Methanobrevibacter sp. DNA segment CTCATCTGAAAAAGTGTATGCAAATAACGGGGAGAATTCTTTGAATAAATCCTCACAAACTTTAGCCATAACCTGATAAAATCTTTCATCATAAGGTTTAATCAAATCCAAATCACGAGCTAATTTATGAAATGCTCTACCATCCAGTCTAACGATGATTTTAGAGTTTTTTGGAACTTTTAGAGATGAATAAACTTCAAAATCCTTCATTACATTCCCACACTAATGGTTTCATTGAAACTTTTAAGCAAACGAATAGCTGAAAGTGCCGCCAACATGCTTGTTTTAGGATTAGCTGCACAAGGATAATTCATAGTAGTTGTTTTAAACTCACCAAAGTCCCCTTTAGCTGTGATTTCATGCACATTTCTATCAACATTTGGATCAACTATAATTTTAACATCAATGTCCTTTTGACATGCAATGCTTATTGTTGCAGCCACATTTATGTTTAATGGAAATTCCTTAACGGCCTGAGAAGCTTTACCTTCAAATAGCACTTCTTCACTGTCGATGTCTTTGCCTAATGATTTTGGTGATTTTCTTGTAACAAGACTCACTTCCTTAAGACCGAATTTGGCAACAGCCTTAATTCCATCCAAACCGACAATTGCTCCAGAAGGCAAGTGTATCTTAGCATTATTCTGTTTAGCCAATGATTCCAGTTCTTTATAAAATTCATTATCCATTAATGCACCAATACTCATTACAATCATATCAATTCCATGAGACAATACTTTTGGAGCATATTCTTTAACAGACACTGGCGCAGCACATTCCAATATCAAGTCAACCTTATACAACATGTCATCAAAGTCAAGCACTGCAACTCCATCAGCCAAACTTGCTAAATTTTCAGCTCTTTCAATATCCTTATCAAAAAAATATGCAATTTCAATATCGTTTTCTTCAGGAACTATGCTGGTTGTAATAATGTTAGCAATAGCTCCACAGCCTATAATACCTACTTTCATAGTATCACATAAAAAAAGTTATAAAAAAAGAATTGTAGGAAAGATTAATTATAATCTTTCAGTTTCAAATTGGCTTTGAGTTTCGCCTTGTGGTTGAGGAGTTTCTGGTTTAGGAGCAGCTACTTCAGGGATTTGTGGTTCAGGAGTAACTTTTTTCATATCTCTAGGATTAATTAACATAATGTCCCCGATAGCTTGAACTTTATCAAAATCAACTGTTAATAAATCACTTTGGAAAGATCTCATGTTATTATCTTCAGGCATTTCTCCACGAATGCTTCCTAAAAATGAGTTAACAAATCCAGCAGGTTTTGGTTGTTGTTCAATAGCTCTAACTTGTAATTTTGAAATAGTTCCTAACCTAATATTTAAAATAACATCTTCTACACGACCAACATAGTGTCCTGTGTTGGTATAAATATCTAAACTGCGTAATTTTGAAACTTCTACCATGTTTACACCCAAGTAAATAAATTAATAATTAAATAAATATGTATTATTTTATTTAATTGTTAATATAAATACTTTATGTTTTTTAAAGTTATAAACTGTCTTATTTGCAAAAAACTTATTAAATTCTAAAATAAAAATATAAATTAGACTTAAAAGAGGACTTTAAATGTGGGATACAACAAAAGATTATAGGATTTTAGTAGCAAGCAAAGCAAGAGAAAATTATATGAATCTCATTCCAACAGCTTCTTTTAGAGGAAGTTGGAATAAAAAACAAGCAATTGATATGGGAAAGCAAATGAATAGTGACTTTCAATCATTAACTTATTCTTATCTTGAAGGAGATGAATTAGTCAACTCTCCCGATGTTGCTGCACTCATTGAGAAAGCAGAAAAAATCATTGAATATTTAGGTGGAGATGACTGGAATAAAAAATTCTTAAGCAATGCTCCAAAAGAAGACCGTGAAAAAACCCAGGAAAATATTGCAAAAGTAAGATTTTTCCTAGATACCATTCTGGGCTTAAAAGACAGGCTTGCTTTAGGACCAATTAATGATCCAATCATTGGAGTAGACATTAAGGTGGGCGAAGTGATGAGTGTCACACAGCATCCTAAAAATGATAAATTAATGCTTTGTAACGTGAATCTTGGA contains these protein-coding regions:
- a CDS encoding PRC-barrel domain-containing protein gives rise to the protein MVEVSKLRSLDIYTNTGHYVGRVEDVILNIRLGTISKLQVRAIEQQPKPAGFVNSFLGSIRGEMPEDNNMRSFQSDLLTVDFDKVQAIGDIMLINPRDMKKVTPEPQIPEVAAPKPETPQPQGETQSQFETERL
- a CDS encoding aspartate dehydrogenase gives rise to the protein MKVGIIGCGAIANIITTSIVPEENDIEIAYFFDKDIERAENLASLADGVAVLDFDDMLYKVDLILECAAPVSVKEYAPKVLSHGIDMIVMSIGALMDNEFYKELESLAKQNNAKIHLPSGAIVGLDGIKAVAKFGLKEVSLVTRKSPKSLGKDIDSEEVLFEGKASQAVKEFPLNINVAATISIACQKDIDVKIIVDPNVDRNVHEITAKGDFGEFKTTTMNYPCAANPKTSMLAALSAIRLLKSFNETISVGM
- a CDS encoding tRNA-binding protein is translated as MWDTTKDYRILVASKARENYMNLIPTASFRGSWNKKQAIDMGKQMNSDFQSLTYSYLEGDELVNSPDVAALIEKAEKIIEYLGGDDWNKKFLSNAPKEDREKTQENIAKVRFFLDTILGLKDRLALGPINDPIIGVDIKVGEVMSVTQHPKNDKLMLCNVNLGKRAITVVTNDMNVKDDNKVGVSLLPPQAFSDIVSEGMFLGMNGNILKEVDGELGKMPKGIPMESLNETRNLVENYLK